One genomic window of Brienomyrus brachyistius isolate T26 chromosome 16, BBRACH_0.4, whole genome shotgun sequence includes the following:
- the LOC125709710 gene encoding coagulation factor V-like isoform X13 yields MVGQMSTTTPFSITYTLQRREGHTHTTPFSVTYTLQRREGHTRTTPFSVTYTLQRCVGHTHTRTTPFSVTYTLQRHEGHTHTRTTPFSVTYTLQRREGHTCTTPFSVTYTLQRRKGHTRTTPFSVTYTLQRHEGHTHTRTTPFSVTYTLQRHEGHTRTTPFSVTYTLQRHEGHTHTRTTPFSVTYTLQRHEGHTHTHTTPFSVTYTLQRREGHTCTTPFSVTYTLQRREGHTRTTPFSVTYTLQRREGHTHTRTTPFPVTYTLQRREGHTHTRTTPFSVTYTLQRREGHTHTHTTPFSVTYTLQRCEGHTRTTPFSVTYTLQRREGHTHTRTTPFSVTYTLQSSKLFFFSVFDFKSPL; encoded by the exons ATGGTAGGACAGATGTCAACCACTACACCCTTctccatcacatacactctccagAGGCGTGAGGGCCACACCCACACTACACCCTTCTCCGTCACATACACTCTCCAGAGGCGTGAGGGCCACACCCGCACTACACCCTTCTCCGTCACATACACTCTCCAGAGGTGCGTGGGCCACACTCACACCCGCACTACACCCTTCTCCGTCACATACACTCTCCAGAGGCATGAGGGCCACACTCACACCCGCACTACACCCTTCTCCGTCACATACACTCTCCAGAGGCGTGAGGGCCACACCTGCACTACACCCTTCtctgtcacatacactctccaAAGGCGTAAGGGCCACACCCGCACTACACCCTTCtctgtcacatacactctccaGAGGCATGAGGGCCACACTCACACCCGCACTACACCCTTCTCCGTCACATACACTCTCCAGAGGCATGAGGGCCACACCCGCACTACACCCTTCTCCGTCACATACACTCTCCAGAGGCATGAGGGCCACACTCACACCCGCACTACACCCTTCTCCGTCACATACACTCTCCAGAGGCATGAGggccacactcacacccacacTACACCCTTCTCCGTCACATACACTCTCCAGAGGCGTGAGGGCCACACCTGCACTACACCCTTCTCCGTCACATACACTCTCCAGAGGCGTGAGGGCCACACCCGCACTACACCCTTCTCCGTCACATACACTCTCCAGAG GCGTGAGGGCCACACCCACACCCGCACTACACCCTTCcctgtcacatacactctccaGAGGCGTGAGGGCCACACCCACACCCGCACTACACCCTTCTCCGTCACATACACTCTCCAGAGGCGTGAGGGccacacccacacccacactACACCCTTCTCCGTCACATACACTCTCCAGAGGTGCGAGGGCCACACCCGCACTACACCCTTCTCCGTCACATACACTCTCCAGAGGCGTGAGGGCCACACCCACACCCGCACTACACCCTTCTCCGTCACATACACTCTCCAAAGCAGcaagttatttttcttttctgtcTTTGATTTTAAATCCCCCCTGTAG
- the LOC125709710 gene encoding coagulation factor V-like isoform X9, with product MVGQMSTTTPFSITYTLQRREGHTHTTPFSVTYTLQRREGHTRTTPFSVTYTLQRHEGHTHTRTTPFSVTYTLQRREGHTCTTPFSVTYTLQRRKGHTRTTPFSVTYTLQRHEGHTHTRTTPFSVTYTLQRHEGHTRTTPFSVTYTLQRHEGHTHTRTTPFSVTYTLQRHEGHTHTHTTPFSVTYTLQRREGHTCTTPFSVTYTLQRREGHTRTTPFSVTYTLQRREGHTRTTPFSVTYTLQRREGHTRTTPFSVTYTLQRREGHTHTTPFSVTYTLQRREGHTRTTPFSVTYTLQRREGHTHTRTTPFPVTYTLQRREGHTHTRTTPFSVTYTLQRREGHTHTHTTPFSVTYTLQRCEGHTRTTPFSVTYTLQRREGHTHTRTTPFSVTYTLQSSKLFFFSVFDFKSPL from the exons ATGGTAGGACAGATGTCAACCACTACACCCTTctccatcacatacactctccagAGGCGTGAGGGCCACACCCACACTACACCCTTCTCCGTCACATACACTCTCCAGAGGCGTGAGGGCCACACCCGCACTACACCCTTCTCCGTCACATACACTCTCCAGAG GCATGAGGGCCACACTCACACCCGCACTACACCCTTCTCCGTCACATACACTCTCCAGAGGCGTGAGGGCCACACCTGCACTACACCCTTCtctgtcacatacactctccaAAGGCGTAAGGGCCACACCCGCACTACACCCTTCtctgtcacatacactctccaGAGGCATGAGGGCCACACTCACACCCGCACTACACCCTTCTCCGTCACATACACTCTCCAGAGGCATGAGGGCCACACCCGCACTACACCCTTCTCCGTCACATACACTCTCCAGAGGCATGAGGGCCACACTCACACCCGCACTACACCCTTCTCCGTCACATACACTCTCCAGAGGCATGAGggccacactcacacccacacTACACCCTTCTCCGTCACATACACTCTCCAGAGGCGTGAGGGCCACACCTGCACTACACCCTTCTCCGTCACATACACTCTCCAGAGGCGTGAGGGCCACACCCGCACTACACCCTTCTCCGTCACATACACTCTCCAGAG GCGTGAGGGCCACACCCGCACTACACCCTTCTCCGTCACATACACTCTCCAGAGGCGTGAGGGCCACACCCGCACTACACCCTTCTCCGTCACATACACTCTCCAGAGGCGTGAGGGCCACACCCACACTACACCCTTCtctgtcacatacactctccaGAGGCGTGAGGGCCACACCCGCACTACACCCTTCTCCGTCACATACACTCTCCAGAGGCGTGAGGGCCACACCCACACCCGCACTACACCCTTCcctgtcacatacactctccaGAGGCGTGAGGGCCACACCCACACCCGCACTACACCCTTCTCCGTCACATACACTCTCCAGAGGCGTGAGGGccacacccacacccacactACACCCTTCTCCGTCACATACACTCTCCAGAGGTGCGAGGGCCACACCCGCACTACACCCTTCTCCGTCACATACACTCTCCAGAGGCGTGAGGGCCACACCCACACCCGCACTACACCCTTCTCCGTCACATACACTCTCCAAAGCAGcaagttatttttcttttctgtcTTTGATTTTAAATCCCCCCTGTAG
- the LOC125709710 gene encoding mucin-1-like isoform X11, which yields MRATLTPALHPSPSHTLSRGVRATPALHPSLSHTLSKGVRATPALHPSLSHTLSRGMRATLTPALHPSPSHTLSRGMRATPALHPSPSHTLSRGMRATLTPALHPSPSHTLSRGMRATLTPTLHPSPSHTLSRGVRATPALHPSPSHTLSRGVRATPALHPSPSHTLSRGVRATLTPALHPSPSHTLSRGMRATLTPALHPSPSHTLSRGMRATLTPALHPSPSHTLSRGMRATLTPALHPSPSHTLSRGMRATLTPALHTSPSHTLSRGMRATLTPALHPSPSHTLSRGMRATLTPALHPSPSHTLSRGVRATPTPALHPSPSHTLSKAASYFSFLSLILNPPCSHSHSLFNLTFNKGNTCFNAIILFKFKMKLECKNCIHHKIRGG from the exons ATGAGGGCCACACTCACACCCGCACTACACCCTTCTCCGTCACATACACTCTCCAGAGGCGTGAGGGCCACACCTGCACTACACCCTTCtctgtcacatacactctccaAAGGCGTAAGGGCCACACCCGCACTACACCCTTCtctgtcacatacactctccaGAGGCATGAGGGCCACACTCACACCCGCACTACACCCTTCTCCGTCACATACACTCTCCAGAGGCATGAGGGCCACACCCGCACTACACCCTTCTCCGTCACATACACTCTCCAGAGGCATGAGGGCCACACTCACACCCGCACTACACCCTTCTCCGTCACATACACTCTCCAGAGGCATGAGggccacactcacacccacacTACACCCTTCTCCGTCACATACACTCTCCAGAGGCGTGAGGGCCACACCTGCACTACACCCTTCTCCGTCACATACACTCTCCAGAGGCGTGAGGGCCACACCCGCACTACACCCTTCTCCGTCACATACACTCTCCAGAG GCGTGAGGGCCACACTCACACCCGCACTACACCCTTCTCCGTCACATACACTCTCCAGAGGCATGAGGGCCACACTCACACCCGCACTACACCCTTCTCCGTCACATACACTCTCTAGAGGCATGAGGGCCACACTCACACCCGCACTACACCCTTCTCCGTCACATACACTCTCCAGAGGCATGAGGGCCACACTCACACCCGCACTACACCCTTCTCCGTCACATACACTCTCCAGAGGCATGAGGGCCACACTCACACCCGCACTACACACTTCTCCGTCACATACACTCTCCAGAGGCATGAGGGCCACACTCACACCCGCACTACACCCTTCTCCGTCACATACACTCTCCAGAGGCATGAGGGCCACACTCACACCCGCACTACACCCTTCTCCGTCACATACACTCTCCAGAG GCGTGAGGGCCACACCCACACCCGCACTACACCCTTCTCCGTCACATACACTCTCCAAAGCAGcaagttatttttcttttctgtcTTTGATTTTAAATCCCCCCTGTAGTCATTCACACAGCCTGTTCAATTTGACTTTCAAcaaaggaaacacatgcttcaaTGCTataattttattcaaattcaaaatGAAGCTGGAATGTAAAAACTGTATTCATCATAAAATTCGTGGAGGATGA
- the LOC125709710 gene encoding coagulation factor V-like isoform X8: MVGQMSTTTPFSITYTLQRREGHTHTTPFSVTYTLQRREGHTRTTPFSVTYTLQRCVGHTHTRTTPFSVTYTLQRHEGHTHTRTTPFSVTYTLQRREGHTCTTPFSVTYTLQRRKGHTRTTPFSVTYTLQRHEGHTHTRTTPFSVTYTLQRHEGHTRTTPFSVTYTLQRHEGHTHTRTTPFSVTYTLQRHEGHTHTHTTPFSVTYTLQRREGHTCTTPFSVTYTLQRREGHTRTTPFSVTYTLQRREGHTRTTPFSVTYTLQRREGHTRTTPFSVTYTLQRREGHTHTTPFSVTYTLQRREGHTRTTPFSVTYTLQRREGHTHTRTTPFPVTYTLQRREGHTHTRTTPFSVTYTLQRREGHTHTHTTPFSVTYTLQRREGHTHTRTTPFSVTYTLQSSKLFFFSVFDFKSPL, from the exons ATGGTAGGACAGATGTCAACCACTACACCCTTctccatcacatacactctccagAGGCGTGAGGGCCACACCCACACTACACCCTTCTCCGTCACATACACTCTCCAGAGGCGTGAGGGCCACACCCGCACTACACCCTTCTCCGTCACATACACTCTCCAGAGGTGCGTGGGCCACACTCACACCCGCACTACACCCTTCTCCGTCACATACACTCTCCAGAGGCATGAGGGCCACACTCACACCCGCACTACACCCTTCTCCGTCACATACACTCTCCAGAGGCGTGAGGGCCACACCTGCACTACACCCTTCtctgtcacatacactctccaAAGGCGTAAGGGCCACACCCGCACTACACCCTTCtctgtcacatacactctccaGAGGCATGAGGGCCACACTCACACCCGCACTACACCCTTCTCCGTCACATACACTCTCCAGAGGCATGAGGGCCACACCCGCACTACACCCTTCTCCGTCACATACACTCTCCAGAGGCATGAGGGCCACACTCACACCCGCACTACACCCTTCTCCGTCACATACACTCTCCAGAGGCATGAGggccacactcacacccacacTACACCCTTCTCCGTCACATACACTCTCCAGAGGCGTGAGGGCCACACCTGCACTACACCCTTCTCCGTCACATACACTCTCCAGAGGCGTGAGGGCCACACCCGCACTACACCCTTCTCCGTCACATACACTCTCCAGAG GCGTGAGGGCCACACCCGCACTACACCCTTCTCCGTCACATACACTCTCCAGAGGCGTGAGGGCCACACCCGCACTACACCCTTCTCCGTCACATACACTCTCCAGAGGCGTGAGGGCCACACCCACACTACACCCTTCtctgtcacatacactctccaGAGGCGTGAGGGCCACACCCGCACTACACCCTTCTCCGTCACATACACTCTCCAGAGGCGTGAGGGCCACACCCACACCCGCACTACACCCTTCcctgtcacatacactctccaGAGGCGTGAGGGCCACACCCACACCCGCACTACACCCTTCTCCGTCACATACACTCTCCAGAGGCGTGAGGGccacacccacacccacactACACCCTTCTCCGTCACATACACTCTCCAGAG GCGTGAGGGCCACACCCACACCCGCACTACACCCTTCTCCGTCACATACACTCTCCAAAGCAGcaagttatttttcttttctgtcTTTGATTTTAAATCCCCCCTGTAG
- the LOC125709710 gene encoding coagulation factor V-like isoform X10: MVGQMSTTTPFSITYTLQRREGHTHTTPFSVTYTLQRREGHTRTTPFSVTYTLQRREGHTCTTPFSVTYTLQRRKGHTRTTPFSVTYTLQRHEGHTHTRTTPFSVTYTLQRHEGHTRTTPFSVTYTLQRHEGHTHTRTTPFSVTYTLQRHEGHTHTHTTPFSVTYTLQRREGHTCTTPFSVTYTLQRREGHTRTTPFSVTYTLQRREGHTRTTPFSVTYTLQRREGHTRTTPFSVTYTLQRREGHTHTTPFSVTYTLQRREGHTRTTPFSVTYTLQRREGHTHTRTTPFPVTYTLQRREGHTHTRTTPFSVTYTLQRREGHTHTHTTPFSVTYTLQRCEGHTRTTPFSVTYTLQRREGHTHTRTTPFSVTYTLQSSKLFFFSVFDFKSPL; the protein is encoded by the exons ATGGTAGGACAGATGTCAACCACTACACCCTTctccatcacatacactctccagAGGCGTGAGGGCCACACCCACACTACACCCTTCTCCGTCACATACACTCTCCAGAGGCGTGAGGGCCACACCCGCACTACACCCTTCTCCGTCACATACACTCTCCAGAG GCGTGAGGGCCACACCTGCACTACACCCTTCtctgtcacatacactctccaAAGGCGTAAGGGCCACACCCGCACTACACCCTTCtctgtcacatacactctccaGAGGCATGAGGGCCACACTCACACCCGCACTACACCCTTCTCCGTCACATACACTCTCCAGAGGCATGAGGGCCACACCCGCACTACACCCTTCTCCGTCACATACACTCTCCAGAGGCATGAGGGCCACACTCACACCCGCACTACACCCTTCTCCGTCACATACACTCTCCAGAGGCATGAGggccacactcacacccacacTACACCCTTCTCCGTCACATACACTCTCCAGAGGCGTGAGGGCCACACCTGCACTACACCCTTCTCCGTCACATACACTCTCCAGAGGCGTGAGGGCCACACCCGCACTACACCCTTCTCCGTCACATACACTCTCCAGAG GCGTGAGGGCCACACCCGCACTACACCCTTCTCCGTCACATACACTCTCCAGAGGCGTGAGGGCCACACCCGCACTACACCCTTCTCCGTCACATACACTCTCCAGAGGCGTGAGGGCCACACCCACACTACACCCTTCtctgtcacatacactctccaGAGGCGTGAGGGCCACACCCGCACTACACCCTTCTCCGTCACATACACTCTCCAGAGGCGTGAGGGCCACACCCACACCCGCACTACACCCTTCcctgtcacatacactctccaGAGGCGTGAGGGCCACACCCACACCCGCACTACACCCTTCTCCGTCACATACACTCTCCAGAGGCGTGAGGGccacacccacacccacactACACCCTTCTCCGTCACATACACTCTCCAGAGGTGCGAGGGCCACACCCGCACTACACCCTTCTCCGTCACATACACTCTCCAGAGGCGTGAGGGCCACACCCACACCCGCACTACACCCTTCTCCGTCACATACACTCTCCAAAGCAGcaagttatttttcttttctgtcTTTGATTTTAAATCCCCCCTGTAG
- the LOC125709710 gene encoding coagulation factor V-like isoform X6, which yields MVGQMSTTTPFSITYTLQRREGHTHTTPFSVTYTLQRREGHTRTTPFSVTYTLQRCVGHTHTRTTPFSVTYTLQRHEGHTHTRTTPFSVTYTLQRREGHTCTTPFSVTYTLQRRKGHTRTTPFSVTYTLQRHEGHTHTRTTPFSVTYTLQRHEGHTRTTPFSVTYTLQRHEGHTHTRTTPFSVTYTLQRHEGHTHTHTTPFSVTYTLQRREGHTCTTPFSVTYTLQRREGHTRTTPFSVTYTLQRREGHTRTTPFSVTYTLQRREGHTRTTPFSVTYTLQRREGHTHTTPFSVTYTLQRREGHTRTTPFSVTYTLQRREGHTHTRTTPFPVTYTLQRREGHTHTRTTPFSVTYTLQRREGHTHTHTTPFSVTYTLQRCEGHTRTTPFSVTYTLQRREGHTHTRTTPFSVTYTLQSSKLFFFSVFDFKSPL from the exons ATGGTAGGACAGATGTCAACCACTACACCCTTctccatcacatacactctccagAGGCGTGAGGGCCACACCCACACTACACCCTTCTCCGTCACATACACTCTCCAGAGGCGTGAGGGCCACACCCGCACTACACCCTTCTCCGTCACATACACTCTCCAGAGGTGCGTGGGCCACACTCACACCCGCACTACACCCTTCTCCGTCACATACACTCTCCAGAGGCATGAGGGCCACACTCACACCCGCACTACACCCTTCTCCGTCACATACACTCTCCAGAGGCGTGAGGGCCACACCTGCACTACACCCTTCtctgtcacatacactctccaAAGGCGTAAGGGCCACACCCGCACTACACCCTTCtctgtcacatacactctccaGAGGCATGAGGGCCACACTCACACCCGCACTACACCCTTCTCCGTCACATACACTCTCCAGAGGCATGAGGGCCACACCCGCACTACACCCTTCTCCGTCACATACACTCTCCAGAGGCATGAGGGCCACACTCACACCCGCACTACACCCTTCTCCGTCACATACACTCTCCAGAGGCATGAGggccacactcacacccacacTACACCCTTCTCCGTCACATACACTCTCCAGAGGCGTGAGGGCCACACCTGCACTACACCCTTCTCCGTCACATACACTCTCCAGAGGCGTGAGGGCCACACCCGCACTACACCCTTCTCCGTCACATACACTCTCCAGAG GCGTGAGGGCCACACCCGCACTACACCCTTCTCCGTCACATACACTCTCCAGAGGCGTGAGGGCCACACCCGCACTACACCCTTCTCCGTCACATACACTCTCCAGAGGCGTGAGGGCCACACCCACACTACACCCTTCtctgtcacatacactctccaGAGGCGTGAGGGCCACACCCGCACTACACCCTTCTCCGTCACATACACTCTCCAGAGGCGTGAGGGCCACACCCACACCCGCACTACACCCTTCcctgtcacatacactctccaGAGGCGTGAGGGCCACACCCACACCCGCACTACACCCTTCTCCGTCACATACACTCTCCAGAGGCGTGAGGGccacacccacacccacactACACCCTTCTCCGTCACATACACTCTCCAGAGGTGCGAGGGCCACACCCGCACTACACCCTTCTCCGTCACATACACTCTCCAGAGGCGTGAGGGCCACACCCACACCCGCACTACACCCTTCTCCGTCACATACACTCTCCAAAGCAGcaagttatttttcttttctgtcTTTGATTTTAAATCCCCCCTGTAG
- the LOC125709710 gene encoding coagulation factor V-like isoform X14, whose product MVGQMSTTTPFSITYTLQRREGHTHTTPFSVTYTLQRREGHTRTTPFSVTYTLQRCVGHTHTRTTPFSVTYTLQRHEGHTHTRTTPFSVTYTLQRREGHTCTTPFSVTYTLQRRKGHTRTTPFSVTYTLQRHEGHTHTRTTPFSVTYTLQRHEGHTRTTPFSVTYTLQRHEGHTHTRTTPFSVTYTLQRHEGHTHTHTTPFSVTYTLQRREGHTCTTPFSVTYTLQRREGHTRTTPFSVTYTLQRREGHTHTRTTPFSVTYTLQRREGHTHTHTTPFSVTYTLQRCEGHTRTTPFSVTYTLQRREGHTHTRTTPFSVTYTLQSSKLFFFSVFDFKSPL is encoded by the exons ATGGTAGGACAGATGTCAACCACTACACCCTTctccatcacatacactctccagAGGCGTGAGGGCCACACCCACACTACACCCTTCTCCGTCACATACACTCTCCAGAGGCGTGAGGGCCACACCCGCACTACACCCTTCTCCGTCACATACACTCTCCAGAGGTGCGTGGGCCACACTCACACCCGCACTACACCCTTCTCCGTCACATACACTCTCCAGAGGCATGAGGGCCACACTCACACCCGCACTACACCCTTCTCCGTCACATACACTCTCCAGAGGCGTGAGGGCCACACCTGCACTACACCCTTCtctgtcacatacactctccaAAGGCGTAAGGGCCACACCCGCACTACACCCTTCtctgtcacatacactctccaGAGGCATGAGGGCCACACTCACACCCGCACTACACCCTTCTCCGTCACATACACTCTCCAGAGGCATGAGGGCCACACCCGCACTACACCCTTCTCCGTCACATACACTCTCCAGAGGCATGAGGGCCACACTCACACCCGCACTACACCCTTCTCCGTCACATACACTCTCCAGAGGCATGAGggccacactcacacccacacTACACCCTTCTCCGTCACATACACTCTCCAGAGGCGTGAGGGCCACACCTGCACTACACCCTTCTCCGTCACATACACTCTCCAGAGGCGTGAGGGCCACACCCGCACTACACCCTTCTCCGTCACATACACTCTCCAGAG GCGTGAGGGCCACACCCACACCCGCACTACACCCTTCTCCGTCACATACACTCTCCAGAGGCGTGAGGGccacacccacacccacactACACCCTTCTCCGTCACATACACTCTCCAGAGGTGCGAGGGCCACACCCGCACTACACCCTTCTCCGTCACATACACTCTCCAGAGGCGTGAGGGCCACACCCACACCCGCACTACACCCTTCTCCGTCACATACACTCTCCAAAGCAGcaagttatttttcttttctgtcTTTGATTTTAAATCCCCCCTGTAG
- the LOC125709710 gene encoding coagulation factor V-like isoform X12, giving the protein MVGQMSTTTPFSITYTLQRREGHTHTTPFSVTYTLQRREGHTRTTPFSVTYTLQRCVGHTHTRTTPFSVTYTLQRHEGHTHTRTTPFSVTYTLQRREGHTCTTPFSVTYTLQRRKGHTRTTPFSVTYTLQRHEGHTHTRTTPFSVTYTLQRHEGHTRTTPFSVTYTLQRHEGHTHTRTTPFSVTYTLQRHEGHTHTHTTPFSVTYTLQRREGHTCTTPFSVTYTLQRREGHTRTTPFSVTYTLQRREGHTRTTPFSVTYTLQRREGHTHTRTTPFPVTYTLQRREGHTHTRTTPFSVTYTLQRREGHTHTHTTPFSVTYTLQRCEGHTRTTPFSVTYTLQRREGHTHTRTTPFSVTYTLQSSKLFFFSVFDFKSPL; this is encoded by the exons ATGGTAGGACAGATGTCAACCACTACACCCTTctccatcacatacactctccagAGGCGTGAGGGCCACACCCACACTACACCCTTCTCCGTCACATACACTCTCCAGAGGCGTGAGGGCCACACCCGCACTACACCCTTCTCCGTCACATACACTCTCCAGAGGTGCGTGGGCCACACTCACACCCGCACTACACCCTTCTCCGTCACATACACTCTCCAGAGGCATGAGGGCCACACTCACACCCGCACTACACCCTTCTCCGTCACATACACTCTCCAGAGGCGTGAGGGCCACACCTGCACTACACCCTTCtctgtcacatacactctccaAAGGCGTAAGGGCCACACCCGCACTACACCCTTCtctgtcacatacactctccaGAGGCATGAGGGCCACACTCACACCCGCACTACACCCTTCTCCGTCACATACACTCTCCAGAGGCATGAGGGCCACACCCGCACTACACCCTTCTCCGTCACATACACTCTCCAGAGGCATGAGGGCCACACTCACACCCGCACTACACCCTTCTCCGTCACATACACTCTCCAGAGGCATGAGggccacactcacacccacacTACACCCTTCTCCGTCACATACACTCTCCAGAGGCGTGAGGGCCACACCTGCACTACACCCTTCTCCGTCACATACACTCTCCAGAGGCGTGAGGGCCACACCCGCACTACACCCTTCTCCGTCACATACACTCTCCAGAG GCGTGAGGGCCACACCCGCACTACACCCTTCTCCGTCACATACACTCTCCAGAGGCGTGAGGGCCACACCCACACCCGCACTACACCCTTCcctgtcacatacactctccaGAGGCGTGAGGGCCACACCCACACCCGCACTACACCCTTCTCCGTCACATACACTCTCCAGAGGCGTGAGGGccacacccacacccacactACACCCTTCTCCGTCACATACACTCTCCAGAGGTGCGAGGGCCACACCCGCACTACACCCTTCTCCGTCACATACACTCTCCAGAGGCGTGAGGGCCACACCCACACCCGCACTACACCCTTCTCCGTCACATACACTCTCCAAAGCAGcaagttatttttcttttctgtcTTTGATTTTAAATCCCCCCTGTAG